The following are encoded in a window of Staphylococcus piscifermentans genomic DNA:
- a CDS encoding ArsR/SmtB family transcription factor encodes MGEETLEIFKRGTKILNILQDEKRQQILILLCREKQLTVKEITALLPISRPAVSHHLKLMLDAGLLSVTQTGLERYYSSDLDDTLEWLKELTNSLEANLKK; translated from the coding sequence ATGGGAGAAGAAACATTAGAAATATTTAAAAGAGGAACAAAAATTTTAAACATTCTTCAAGATGAAAAACGTCAACAAATTCTTATTTTATTGTGTAGAGAGAAACAACTGACAGTGAAGGAAATCACTGCACTCTTGCCGATCTCACGTCCTGCTGTTTCTCATCATTTAAAGTTAATGTTGGATGCAGGCCTTTTATCCGTAACACAGACAGGGCTTGAACGCTATTACAGTTCTGATTTAGACGACACCTTAGAATGGTTGAAGGAATTGACAAATTCTCTTGAAGCAAATTTGAAAAAATAA
- a CDS encoding HNH endonuclease signature motif containing protein → MNVDKNINSNIRKKQKYEEYWKLTVEYTDIHKMRFRNTLEMIVNYIDSHPELKKEYDKKYYKELQNIIAKVYKKADLGSVRKSINQMIKLGFVKPYLTGYHSETKKFLKASSNEEREIIFSDVYYSSANFKSSVTVDNSHLKHINFFLKTLMYKKNRELNNDEITALISTDISAYNNKGYMNEKELNEQIEFVKFNDFKKRKYNQISYFLDFLKYVPGITVARDKSVVYYTEDASIHLSDYIDVKRDPTQFRLMKEKIKQESINIYGRVQCYFTKKEQKGLVVSHIIRSEDALRNLDINTAYDYKNALLLDPNTDAYFDKYDLTFNNEGNPKFGKLIPDEFKEEKEEMSLDNEVLEGRVSYLKEHQSKFEEKN, encoded by the coding sequence ATGAATGTCGATAAGAATATTAATTCAAATATCAGGAAAAAACAAAAATACGAAGAGTATTGGAAATTAACTGTTGAATATACCGATATACACAAAATGCGCTTTCGAAACACTTTAGAAATGATTGTTAATTACATAGATAGTCATCCTGAATTGAAAAAAGAATATGATAAAAAATACTATAAGGAATTACAAAATATAATAGCTAAGGTATATAAAAAAGCGGATTTAGGTTCAGTTAGAAAATCCATAAATCAAATGATTAAACTAGGTTTTGTAAAGCCTTATTTAACTGGATACCATTCTGAAACAAAAAAATTTTTAAAAGCTTCTAGTAATGAAGAAAGAGAAATTATTTTTTCGGATGTATATTATTCTTCAGCCAATTTTAAGTCTTCTGTTACAGTTGATAATAGTCATCTTAAACATATTAACTTTTTCTTAAAAACGCTGATGTATAAAAAAAATCGGGAACTAAACAATGATGAAATAACCGCCTTAATAAGTACTGATATTTCAGCATATAATAATAAAGGGTATATGAATGAAAAAGAACTGAATGAGCAAATTGAATTCGTAAAGTTTAATGATTTTAAAAAAAGAAAATATAATCAGATTTCATATTTTCTTGACTTTTTAAAATATGTTCCAGGAATTACAGTAGCTAGAGATAAATCAGTAGTATATTACACGGAAGACGCAAGCATTCATTTATCTGACTATATTGATGTTAAAAGAGACCCTACCCAATTTAGATTGATGAAGGAGAAAATAAAGCAAGAAAGTATCAATATATATGGAAGAGTGCAATGTTACTTTACCAAGAAAGAACAAAAAGGTTTAGTAGTTTCTCACATTATTAGATCAGAAGATGCATTAAGAAACTTAGATATTAATACTGCATATGATTATAAAAATGCTCTATTATTAGATCCTAATACAGATGCTTATTTCGATAAATATGACTTAACCTTTAATAACGAAGGGAATCCGAAATTCGGAAAACTAATACCTGATGAATTTAAAGAAGAAAAAGAAGAAATGTCTTTAGATAATGAGGTCTTAGAAGGTAGAGTAAGTTATTTGAAAGAACATCAAAGTAAGTTTGAAGAAAAAAATTAG
- a CDS encoding type 1 glutamine amidotransferase domain-containing protein, with translation MKKIMIVNTSSDHFGDNDKPTGLWLGELVHFYDYFNNDDYQIDLFNIEGGNTPIDPVSLKPYTLDKVTKKYYEDESFMNLLKNSPSIKEAHPSEYDVIYFTGGHGVMFDFPENEDIQKAIKEIYNHGGIVSAVCHGLAALLNVKDDNGRYLIDNKSITGFSNTEEVLANRKKLVPFMLETELKRRGANYSKALLPLRPYVETDGRLVTGQNPESPKQVAEAVAKIL, from the coding sequence ATGAAAAAAATCATGATTGTAAATACGAGCAGTGACCATTTCGGCGACAATGACAAACCAACAGGATTATGGCTAGGTGAACTTGTTCATTTCTATGATTATTTTAATAACGATGATTATCAAATTGACCTATTCAACATTGAGGGCGGTAATACACCGATTGATCCAGTCAGTTTGAAACCTTACACTTTGGATAAAGTAACTAAAAAATATTATGAAGATGAAAGCTTTATGAATTTATTGAAAAACTCACCTTCAATCAAAGAAGCACATCCGAGCGAGTACGATGTAATTTATTTTACAGGCGGACACGGCGTCATGTTTGATTTCCCTGAAAATGAAGATATCCAAAAAGCTATCAAAGAAATATACAATCATGGTGGTATCGTTTCTGCAGTCTGCCATGGCTTAGCAGCTTTATTAAATGTTAAAGATGACAATGGCAGATACCTCATAGATAATAAATCAATCACTGGATTCTCCAACACAGAAGAAGTATTAGCGAACCGTAAGAAATTAGTGCCATTTATGTTGGAAACCGAATTGAAAAGAAGAGGCGCAAATTACAGCAAAGCACTCTTGCCATTAAGACCTTATGTTGAAACAGATGGTCGCTTAGTGACTGGTCAAAATCCAGAGTCGCCTAAACAAGTGGCAGAAGCTGTAGCTAAAATTTTATAA
- a CDS encoding NAD-dependent epimerase/dehydratase family protein translates to MTKIFVTGATGLIGTKLTKRLLEEGYEVAGFTTSDKGKEKLQNAGVTPYVGDIFDYDSIDAAIGDFKPDVILNEISDLKNVDMAANTKVRIEGTKNLVDVAIKHGVKSMQSQSIAFVYAGGEGLATEKTPLDYNATGDRKVTVEGVEGLEKETARIKNHVILRYGWLYGPGTWYGKDGMIYNQFVDGKVEMTDGVQSFIHIDDAVETAIQALNFETGTYNVADDDPVKGDVWADWYANQLGVSPEINIKPAEPFERGVSNEKFKAQGGKLIYSSWREGMKDIK, encoded by the coding sequence ATGACAAAAATATTTGTGACAGGTGCTACTGGATTAATCGGTACAAAATTAACGAAACGCTTACTAGAAGAAGGTTATGAAGTCGCCGGCTTTACTACTTCTGATAAAGGTAAAGAAAAATTGCAGAATGCTGGCGTGACACCGTATGTCGGAGATATCTTCGACTATGATTCCATCGATGCAGCAATTGGTGACTTCAAACCGGACGTCATTTTAAATGAAATTTCGGATTTGAAAAATGTAGATATGGCAGCAAATACTAAAGTCAGAATCGAAGGTACTAAAAATTTAGTAGATGTTGCAATTAAACATGGCGTTAAAAGTATGCAATCTCAAAGTATTGCCTTTGTTTATGCAGGCGGTGAGGGTTTAGCAACTGAGAAAACACCTTTAGACTACAATGCGACAGGAGATCGCAAAGTCACTGTTGAAGGTGTAGAAGGGTTAGAAAAAGAAACCGCACGTATTAAAAATCACGTTATCCTACGCTATGGCTGGTTATATGGTCCAGGTACTTGGTATGGCAAAGATGGCATGATTTATAATCAATTTGTAGATGGAAAAGTTGAAATGACAGACGGTGTTCAATCGTTTATTCATATCGATGATGCTGTCGAAACAGCGATTCAAGCATTGAACTTTGAGACAGGCACGTATAATGTGGCAGACGATGACCCTGTAAAAGGCGATGTCTGGGCTGATTGGTATGCTAACCAGTTAGGTGTATCTCCAGAGATTAATATTAAACCAGCCGAACCATTCGAACGTGGCGTTAGTAATGAGAAATTTAAAGCACAAGGCGGAAAATTGATTTATTCTTCATGGCGAGAAGGAATGAAAGATATTAAGTGA
- a CDS encoding NAD-dependent epimerase/dehydratase family protein, producing the protein MQTVLGSNGQIGQEIAKELYKNYTKDIRLVSRKPHKIHDTDEVVPADLMKYEDTLKAIEGSDVVYFAVGLPADSEMWEKRFPVMMENVIKACAETHSKLAFFDNTYMYEKNANVQTESSPFVPVGRKSKARAKMAEMLLTAMKKGKIEALIGRAPEFYGPDLTQSITNSLVFNRVKADKKAIIPISASVLRTLIWTPDASRALALLGNTPDAFGQTWHLPTDKSVTYKKLIEITKEVTGKNIKYTVLPMWAFKIGSLFNGQVKELMELLPRYKYNNIFNSDKFKKRFPEFKVTTYKEGIQQVFKK; encoded by the coding sequence ATGCAAACAGTTTTAGGAAGTAATGGGCAAATTGGTCAAGAAATCGCCAAAGAGCTTTATAAAAATTATACGAAAGACATTCGCTTAGTCAGCAGAAAACCGCATAAAATTCATGATACAGACGAAGTAGTACCTGCCGATTTAATGAAATACGAAGATACTTTGAAAGCCATTGAAGGCAGCGACGTAGTTTACTTTGCTGTAGGTTTGCCTGCCGATTCAGAAATGTGGGAAAAACGCTTTCCAGTTATGATGGAAAATGTCATCAAAGCGTGTGCAGAAACGCACAGTAAACTAGCATTCTTCGACAATACGTATATGTATGAAAAAAATGCGAATGTACAAACAGAAAGCAGTCCTTTTGTTCCAGTGGGACGTAAATCAAAAGCCCGCGCAAAAATGGCTGAAATGTTATTAACAGCTATGAAAAAAGGAAAAATTGAAGCCTTGATTGGCCGTGCTCCAGAATTCTATGGCCCTGATTTGACACAAAGTATCACTAATTCTTTAGTTTTCAATCGTGTGAAAGCAGATAAAAAAGCCATCATTCCAATTAGCGCTTCAGTATTACGTACTTTAATTTGGACACCGGATGCAAGTCGCGCGTTAGCGTTACTAGGTAATACCCCAGACGCTTTCGGACAAACATGGCACTTGCCGACAGATAAAAGCGTGACTTATAAAAAATTAATCGAAATAACTAAAGAAGTAACCGGTAAAAATATTAAATATACCGTTTTACCGATGTGGGCATTCAAAATAGGCAGTCTTTTCAATGGTCAAGTTAAAGAATTAATGGAATTATTACCAAGATATAAATACAATAATATTTTCAATTCAGATAAATTTAAAAAACGCTTCCCAGAATTTAAAGTAACAACGTACAAAGAAGGCATTCAACAAGTCTTTAAAAAGTAA
- a CDS encoding DNA adenine methylase, which produces MEKFILKPDIKFPRVNYIGNKEKLAEWIVDNFPLDSGSVLDLFSGGSSVSFECKLRGYKVISNDVLYASYVVAKSIIENNNYTLDYKHIDEAEKLSLNFDTVQKYSWLENTLYFPDEIKELTRLIEYSSKMSGYEKYLFQSLIRRAMIRKLPYSRMNVPWKSIIKLRDEDYSYEKYGRKRAYHNESFSSHIKKNIENYNASVFDNGKANLAIQKDAIEAVEEIDFVDVIYLDPPYPSTMNNYDQFYGAFDRIFDRKIEHLDLTNKNNFIESLESIVVKSKEKTNYIILSINSNSVPGISEIFQMLSKHGKVSIKEKKHNYQVSGKVNKNNNNENLLIVDVKK; this is translated from the coding sequence ATGGAAAAGTTTATATTAAAGCCTGATATAAAATTTCCGCGAGTAAATTACATTGGAAATAAAGAAAAACTAGCTGAATGGATAGTTGATAATTTTCCATTAGATTCTGGAAGTGTATTAGATTTATTTTCTGGAGGGAGCTCAGTTTCATTTGAATGTAAATTACGTGGTTATAAAGTTATTAGTAACGATGTATTATATGCTTCTTATGTAGTAGCTAAATCTATAATTGAAAATAATAATTATACTTTAGATTATAAACATATAGATGAAGCTGAAAAATTGAGCTTAAACTTTGATACGGTACAAAAATATTCATGGCTAGAAAATACATTATATTTTCCGGATGAAATAAAAGAGTTAACAAGACTAATAGAATATTCATCTAAAATGTCAGGGTATGAAAAATACTTATTTCAATCTTTGATTCGTAGAGCAATGATTAGAAAGTTACCGTATTCTAGAATGAATGTACCATGGAAAAGTATAATTAAACTTAGAGATGAAGATTATTCTTATGAAAAATATGGCAGAAAAAGAGCCTATCATAATGAAAGTTTTTCTTCACATATTAAAAAAAATATAGAAAATTATAATGCTTCAGTTTTCGATAATGGGAAAGCTAACTTAGCTATCCAAAAAGATGCTATAGAAGCTGTTGAGGAAATTGATTTTGTGGATGTTATCTACCTAGATCCTCCTTACCCAAGCACAATGAATAACTATGACCAATTTTATGGTGCATTTGATAGAATATTTGATAGAAAAATAGAACATTTGGATTTAACTAATAAAAATAATTTTATAGAATCTTTAGAATCAATAGTTGTTAAATCTAAAGAGAAAACCAACTATATAATATTAAGTATAAATTCTAATTCTGTGCCAGGAATATCTGAAATTTTTCAAATGTTATCTAAACACGGTAAAGTTAGTATTAAAGAAAAGAAACATAATTATCAAGTAAGCGGTAAAGTCAATAAAAATAATAATAATGAAAATCTACTAATAGTAGATGTAAAAAAATAA
- a CDS encoding NAD-dependent protein deacylase, which produces MENKIEQLKEIIHDANQITFFTGAGISVASGIPDFRSVGGLYDEVSKKGMSPEYLLSTEYFQNDPLGFMDFCHEYLLFADKKPNAVHEWIADLEKEGKSLGVITQNIDGLHADAGSEQVDELHGTLNRFYCIECAQEYTKSDVIERDLRTCERCGGPLRPDIVLYGEMLNQSTIMNALNKIREADTLVVLGSSLVVQPAAGLISNFAGKNLVIINLDPTPYDHEADLVIHEDMVKVVEALNRIE; this is translated from the coding sequence ATGGAAAATAAAATTGAACAATTAAAAGAAATCATTCATGATGCAAATCAGATTACTTTCTTTACAGGCGCTGGAATTTCAGTAGCTAGCGGTATTCCTGATTTCCGCTCTGTTGGCGGTTTGTATGATGAAGTATCGAAGAAAGGCATGTCGCCGGAATATTTGTTAAGTACGGAGTATTTCCAAAATGACCCTCTAGGATTTATGGACTTTTGTCATGAGTATTTACTTTTTGCAGATAAGAAACCGAATGCAGTACATGAGTGGATTGCGGATTTAGAAAAAGAAGGTAAATCGTTAGGCGTAATTACTCAAAATATCGACGGACTGCATGCTGATGCTGGCAGTGAACAAGTCGATGAATTGCATGGTACGTTGAATCGTTTCTATTGTATAGAATGTGCTCAAGAATATACGAAAAGTGATGTTATTGAGCGTGATTTACGTACGTGCGAGAGATGCGGCGGACCGCTTCGCCCTGACATTGTGCTGTATGGCGAAATGCTGAATCAAAGTACGATAATGAATGCGTTGAATAAGATAAGAGAAGCGGATACTTTAGTAGTCTTAGGGTCTTCACTCGTAGTACAACCTGCTGCAGGATTAATTTCCAACTTTGCAGGTAAAAATTTAGTAATTATTAATTTAGATCCAACGCCTTATGATCATGAAGCAGATTTAGTCATTCATGAGGATATGGTCAAAGTAGTGGAAGCATTGAATAGAATTGAATAA
- a CDS encoding DNA cytosine methyltransferase encodes MNYVELFAGAGGLSLGFEQAGFQNVFSVEYDEKIAQTYLLNFPDNHLIIDDVKNIDENQINKLIDGKDIDVIIGGPPCQGFSMAGRNGRSFIEDDRNELFKEFVRFVAVIKPKMFVMENVARMLSHNKGKTVLEITEAFEKLGYNVKFKVLKTENYGIPQKRQRIFFVGTKGKEFTFPDIFEKEVTVKEAIQDLPPLKSGEKSAIPNHFAMKHSQQMLDKMAYISDGGNREEIPIELRPKSGDIRKYIRYNSNKPSITVTGDMRKVFHYNQNRALTSRELARLQSFPDSFVFKGSSIVVQQQIGNAVPPKLSFVVANEVKKSLE; translated from the coding sequence ATGAATTATGTTGAATTATTTGCAGGCGCCGGAGGACTCAGCCTAGGTTTTGAACAAGCAGGTTTTCAAAATGTTTTTTCTGTAGAATATGATGAAAAAATTGCTCAAACCTATTTATTAAATTTTCCTGATAATCATTTAATTATTGACGATGTTAAAAATATAGATGAGAACCAAATTAATAAATTGATAGATGGTAAAGATATTGATGTTATAATAGGTGGACCGCCTTGTCAGGGTTTTAGCATGGCTGGAAGGAATGGAAGAAGTTTTATAGAGGACGACAGAAATGAATTATTTAAAGAATTTGTAAGATTTGTTGCAGTTATAAAGCCTAAAATGTTTGTAATGGAAAATGTGGCAAGGATGCTGAGTCACAACAAAGGTAAAACTGTTTTAGAAATTACTGAAGCGTTTGAAAAATTAGGCTATAACGTTAAGTTTAAAGTACTTAAAACTGAAAATTATGGGATTCCTCAAAAAAGACAAAGGATATTTTTTGTAGGAACTAAAGGAAAAGAATTTACATTTCCAGATATATTTGAAAAAGAAGTTACCGTTAAGGAAGCCATTCAAGATTTACCCCCTTTAAAAAGTGGAGAAAAGTCGGCTATTCCTAATCACTTTGCTATGAAACATAGTCAGCAGATGCTTGATAAAATGGCTTATATTTCTGATGGAGGGAATAGAGAGGAAATACCTATTGAGTTGCGCCCAAAAAGTGGTGATATTAGAAAATATATTAGGTATAACAGCAATAAACCTTCTATAACTGTAACAGGAGATATGAGGAAAGTCTTCCATTATAATCAAAACAGAGCGCTCACATCAAGGGAACTTGCACGACTTCAATCTTTTCCTGACTCTTTTGTTTTTAAAGGAAGTAGCATCGTTGTTCAGCAACAAATTGGAAATGCAGTTCCTCCTAAATTAAGTTTTGTTGTGGCAAATGAAGTGAAAAAGAGTTTGGAGTGA